The window ACCAGACGAGCGTTTGCCATGATACCATCACGATAATGCGAGAGAGTTCCTACCATAACGTGGGTTATTGGCATTATTTCATCAAGCTCCATGTAGTCGCGCGTTAACGCAAAATCACCGTTCGGTGTTACACGAATAAAGTCCGTTGTTTTAAAGTCTAATACACTCAGCTCTCGGCGGTGTAACTCCTGGACTAACTGCTCAGACAACACCTGACTGAGAGCAGAGCTCTCATTGTACTGACCCGTTACACCGACAAGGTTGGTAATGCCCACTTTAACACCACTCAGGCGAATACTTGCGTTATTAACCAATTGTTCTGCCAGCTGAGCGCTGTATTTTGCACTGTAAGGCTGTGAATAGACTTCCCGCGGTTTCTCTTTTGCTACCTGCTGCTTTGCAGGTAATACGGTACAGGCTGACATTAGACTTAACACAGCAGCCGATACAACTATTCTAGTTAGTGCATTCATAATAACTCCCCTACCCCTGCGTTTTAATGGCGCTGTAGTCGACCATCAACCATTTCTGTTTGCTTATTCGGCCAATACAAGTGTTTCGGCACGTATCGATTGGCCGCGGCCAGTACTTCCTGACTACGACGATCAATAATACGCAAGTTCACAACCGCACCATCATCCTTACGTGACAGAGTGCCAACTAATACCCAGTCAAGCTTTGGCTGAGCTTCCAGCTCGTCGACATTGCGCGTCATGTTGGTTGACCCCTCAGCTGTCAGTGTCACATAGTCCTGTGCTCTAAACTCGACCACGTCTAGGTTACGTTCTTTGAGATGTGCGTAGAGACTTTCACTGAGTTGATGACTGAGCTTGTGCATAGAATCGCCTTGTGATGGAAGCTCTAACGTTTCAGCCAACACCCAACGCGTCACCCCTATATTTGAATAACCGTAATGCTGATTAGCCTGTTGTAACTGATTGGCGAGCTGAGCAGCCAAGTCGTCGCTAATTTTCTCGTGAGGATTAATAACGTGCGCTATTACAGAGCTACTGAAAAGCACGGTCATTACTGCCAAAAGAATAGAGCGAAGAAACATAAACGCACCTGGATTTAAAACGTCGATGCTTTTGTATCGGCAGGTGTTTGGGAAGGTTTAGGGTAAATAAAAAGCCCTCCTATAAGGAGGGCTTTGAATCGCTTATTTAAATGAACTTAAGTTCCAGGGTAAGTCCATTTAATTAAAAGCGGTGAGTAAGCTCTAATGAGTAGCTAGCTCCACGCGATGCTCCCGGATATGCGAACACATTATAGAACGGCCAAGAAGTTTCCGTTTCATCATATGGAGGGCGCTTATCAGTAATGTTTACGCCAGAAAATGTGATTTGAGTATCATCTGTGATCTGGTATTGCGCTGATAAGTTAAAGCGAACCCAAGGATGAAGGCGAGCAACGTTTTCGTACTGTTCGCTATCTGGATCTGAGAATTCGGCCGGTTGAATATTGCGAGGTACAGAGCCTGTTCTCAACGCTGTTAAGTAGATTGAAAAATCCTGATAACCATACCCAACAACAGCTGTCAAGTTTGTTCTAGGATCTCCAAAGCTAGCTAAGTTGCGATAATCGATATAATCGTCTTCTGGAACAGACTGATACTTATATTCTAAAGTATTTGTATATTCCACTCGACCTGTGAAATCACCGAACTCAGTCGACGTACGGTAATTCAACGTAGCATCAATACCAGAGATTTTCTGTTTAGATGCGTTTGTTGGTGTGATGTTTACAGAGTTAATTTCACCAGCATTAGGTTCGCCAGGAGCTGCACGGTTAATTTTACTGTAAACATTTTGGCAGAATGCACTGTCAGAATCTCGACCGTCCAGACCAAAGTTACAATCATACTCGTCAGCGATCAATCCAGTGATACTCTCATCGGTTACAATGTTTTCAAGTTCAATTTCATAGTAATCAAGAGAGAAATTCAAGCCATCGATGACTTCGTAAACCAAACCTAAACCGATATTGGTTCCTTCCTCTTCTTCAAGAGAGGTTGAGCCCGCTCGTAAACCATTAATATTTGTCGTGTCACAATTAGCAGGGCTTGGGATGAAATCATCTGCGTTGCCACCGCCAGCAACGAAGTCATTGCGGCAGGTTGTGTAATCACGAACGTTAGTAAAGAATCCACTAGAATCTGCAAATACATAGTGCATATCTGGCGCACGGAAACTCTTACCATACGTAGCTCGAACGAGTAGCTCCTCAAATGGTCGGTATTCTAAACCAGCCATCGGAGAAATTCGCCCACCGACATCAGTCGTATCATCATCGTAGCGGTCATAGCGAGCAGCCAAGGTACCAGTAAGAGTCTCAGCTAAAGGAATAGAAGTTTCTATACCAAGAGCCCAGCGATCACGATCACCACCACCTTCAGTACCAGTCAAGCCATACCAGCTAACGTCAGATGTACTTAACGTACGCTCATCTTGAAGTAAGTCATAGCCTTGTTTGTTATATTCAGCAACAGCTGCGAACTGTACCATTCCTGCCGGCATTTCAAATAAATCGCCAGAAATAGAACTGAACAAAGTTCTAGAGTATGAATCAGCATTAATCACTTGAGTACCTAACAAGTCATTTGCTATTTCATCAGTAATTGGATCATATAAGCCAATTGAACCTAAACCAGACGGCAAGCCAAATGCTAAAGACCCAGTACCTAAGAAGTATTCGTTCACTTTCTCATTTTTTAACCAAGAACGTTTACTCGTAAAATCTGCAGTACTGTGACTATATGATACTTCCCACTCATAAAGGTTGGGAAGCGTTCCTCTAGCACCAGCAGTAACGTTCATATTCTTTTCATCAAAACGAGATGACTTAGGACCTAACTCATCAAACGAGAATAAACGTTGGTAAAGCTGGTAATCTAAACTAGGTGCCCCTAAAGAAGCCAAGTTGCCGGTATTGTCCGCGTTAGGAGTCACTACATAATCTGATACGAAATGCCTAAAACCTCTATTTTCAGCCTCTTGGTCCGCAATTAATGCGTCCACAAATAACTCTACATCCCGGTTCAGTTCATAAGCCCCGCTAACAAAGCCAGAAATTTTTGTTCGGCCATTTTGGATAGAATAGTCACCTGTAGTGTCTGTACCACAGTAGTACCCTGAACCAGGTCGGAACGTGCGCTCATAACCACTTCCTGAAGCTTCACAGGTGCCTTCACCTGGATCTATATACGCAGAGGAGAAGGCATCAAGTTTTAGGATCCCTCTAGCCAAAACAGCATCTTCGCCTTCAGGACCATCATCGTAAGAATCTAGCCATTCTCTATCTGTCGCGTAAATGGGATCAATTTTTTGATACTCAAGGCCGTACGTAAAAGAGTAATTTTTCTCTGTCACACCAGAAGTTATCTGAACTCGATACTCGTCACCACCACCATCTTTTGTAGTACCACCAAGAACAGAGACCGTTGTATCATCTACATCATTTTTCAAAATGATATTAATAACACCGGCAACCGCATCAGACCCATAGATTGCAGACGCCCCATTGGTTAAAACCTCTATACGCTCAATAGCAGCAACAGGAATTGACGACAAGTTAACGAAGTTACTCTGGCCGTTGTAAGGGGTTGGGTTTTCCGACAAACGACGACCATTTAAAAGAATCAGCGCTTGGCCAGGCGCTAGGCCTCGTAAGCTAATAGTTTGAGCATTAGGTGTAAAGCCACCTTGAGAGCCAAACTCATCACCTTGAATGGTGCCAGTGTTTTGACTTAAGTTTTTTAAGGCATCGAATGCTGTAGTAAAACCTCGATTTTTTATATCTTCAGCACCAATAACTACTACTGGTGCTGCGCCCTCAACATCAGTTCGTTTAATTCGCGAACCAGTCACCGCTATACGTTCAACTTCTTCCTCTGCAGCTTCTTGTTCTTGCTGCTCTTGTTGCTGTTGCTCTTCCTGCTGGAAGGCATATGCGTGATTACTCACAACCGCTGCTGACGTCAGCATCGCTAGCATCATCGCTTTATAAACTTTTGACTTTTCCATGAAAGCTCCCTGAAAAAATTATTATTTTTATCCCTTCTGAAGAACTTGGTTAATTTTTAAATGCAAATAGTTGTATAACCACTCAAAAGGGTTAAAAAATTTAACATGTAACATTTATTTTAACAACATTTATGATTAAAATAGTCATTACCTTTTTCGGCTACAAAAATACCCAATAAAATCAGTTATTTAGAAATTCAGCTTTTAACACAATTATAAAGTAGGTTAACAATGATAAAGCCAATAAAAATTTGTATAACGCTTATAGCGTTTTCTTTATTGAGTCCGCTAACTTTTGCAGACCAAAGTCAAGTTCCTTTGTCCGCATTCGCAGCTAACCCCAGTTTCAGTCAAATGAAAGTTTCGCCCAATGGAGATTTTTATGCAGCCACGTTCCCGATTGAGGACCAAGTTCGTTTAGCTATTTTAAAGTCAGATACCTTTGAGTTAGTTCACCAATACTACTTCGGAGAGGAAGATAAGATAGCTCAATTTTGGTGGGCGAATAATGACCGTCTCCTTATGCGCACTACCCAGAAGTCAGGGCAATATGCGCAGTCTTTTCTAGACCCTAGGCTTTACGCAGCCGATATAGGTGGCAAAGTTGAGATGATCTTTAAAGAATACGCGAACCTATCCATTGCAAGCATGCTCCGGGAAGACAAAGATCATATATTAATTCGCTCTAATCATGAAAAGAAGCAGTTTCAGAACATATATAAACTGAATGTTTACACTGGTCGAATGCAAACTATCGCCAAAAGTCCTTTTAAATATTCGAACATTATTCTGGATAACAACGATGAGCCAAGAGTTGCTTTAGAGCAAGACGAAGATACAGGCGAAACTCGTGTTTGGCTAAAAGAAGATGATGACTGGACAATGCTAGATAGCTTTCCGCCTTTTAAAGGAAAGTCTTACAAAGGAAGTATTAGACCAATAAGTATCGCAGAGGATAATAACACTCTTTACTTATTATCTGACGAGGAGACATCAACACTATCTTTATACGAGTATGATTTAACGACGAAGAAAAAAACTTTAGTTTACGAAAACCCCACTGTCGATGTTTCACCAGTTTACGAAAAAATGCCAGGTTGGGGTACAGAGCGTCTTGTAGCCGTCACCTACGATGATGGCAAGCGTCGCAGAGAGTATATCGATGCAACCGGAAAGGCAGCTATAGAGTTCCAACAACTATCAGCCGCTTTTAACGGCGAATACCCATCTATAACTAGTCAAACGAAAGACGCTGGTATAGCAGTAATTAAAGCTTCATCAGATAAAAATCCAGGCACATTCTATGAATTTAATAGAGAAACGAATGAATTAAAGTTTCTAGCTAAAGTTCGACCAGAAATAGACCCAAGTAAAATGGCAAGCGTTGAATCTATCGAATTTGAAGCTAGAGACGGCCTTAAAATTCATGGATATCTTACAATTCCTTCAGGTAAAGAAGCAAAAGACTTACCACTGGTTGTTTACGTGCACGGGGGACCACACGGACCCAGAGATTATTGGACCTTTGACCCTTATGCCCAAGCTATCGCAAGCCGAGGTTATGCCCTACTTCAAATTAACTACCGGGGCTCTGGGGGCTACGGTAAAGAATTTGAGCAAATGGGCTTCGGGAAATGGGGTCAAGAAATGCAAGATGATCTAACCGATGGAACAAGATGGGCTATTAACCAAGGCATTGCTGACGCTGATC is drawn from Idiomarina piscisalsi and contains these coding sequences:
- a CDS encoding FlgO family outer membrane protein produces the protein MNALTRIVVSAAVLSLMSACTVLPAKQQVAKEKPREVYSQPYSAKYSAQLAEQLVNNASIRLSGVKVGITNLVGVTGQYNESSALSQVLSEQLVQELHRRELSVLDFKTTDFIRVTPNGDFALTRDYMELDEIMPITHVMVGTLSHYRDGIMANARLVDINTKDVASVAQVFIPAHVVQQLSEDHGKPVIRKAP
- a CDS encoding FlgO family outer membrane protein, encoding MFLRSILLAVMTVLFSSSVIAHVINPHEKISDDLAAQLANQLQQANQHYGYSNIGVTRWVLAETLELPSQGDSMHKLSHQLSESLYAHLKERNLDVVEFRAQDYVTLTAEGSTNMTRNVDELEAQPKLDWVLVGTLSRKDDGAVVNLRIIDRRSQEVLAAANRYVPKHLYWPNKQTEMVDGRLQRH
- a CDS encoding TonB-dependent receptor domain-containing protein produces the protein MEKSKVYKAMMLAMLTSAAVVSNHAYAFQQEEQQQQEQQEQEAAEEEVERIAVTGSRIKRTDVEGAAPVVVIGAEDIKNRGFTTAFDALKNLSQNTGTIQGDEFGSQGGFTPNAQTISLRGLAPGQALILLNGRRLSENPTPYNGQSNFVNLSSIPVAAIERIEVLTNGASAIYGSDAVAGVINIILKNDVDDTTVSVLGGTTKDGGGDEYRVQITSGVTEKNYSFTYGLEYQKIDPIYATDREWLDSYDDGPEGEDAVLARGILKLDAFSSAYIDPGEGTCEASGSGYERTFRPGSGYYCGTDTTGDYSIQNGRTKISGFVSGAYELNRDVELFVDALIADQEAENRGFRHFVSDYVVTPNADNTGNLASLGAPSLDYQLYQRLFSFDELGPKSSRFDEKNMNVTAGARGTLPNLYEWEVSYSHSTADFTSKRSWLKNEKVNEYFLGTGSLAFGLPSGLGSIGLYDPITDEIANDLLGTQVINADSYSRTLFSSISGDLFEMPAGMVQFAAVAEYNKQGYDLLQDERTLSTSDVSWYGLTGTEGGGDRDRWALGIETSIPLAETLTGTLAARYDRYDDDTTDVGGRISPMAGLEYRPFEELLVRATYGKSFRAPDMHYVFADSSGFFTNVRDYTTCRNDFVAGGGNADDFIPSPANCDTTNINGLRAGSTSLEEEEGTNIGLGLVYEVIDGLNFSLDYYEIELENIVTDESITGLIADEYDCNFGLDGRDSDSAFCQNVYSKINRAAPGEPNAGEINSVNITPTNASKQKISGIDATLNYRTSTEFGDFTGRVEYTNTLEYKYQSVPEDDYIDYRNLASFGDPRTNLTAVVGYGYQDFSIYLTALRTGSVPRNIQPAEFSDPDSEQYENVARLHPWVRFNLSAQYQITDDTQITFSGVNITDKRPPYDETETSWPFYNVFAYPGASRGASYSLELTHRF
- a CDS encoding S9 family peptidase; this encodes MIKPIKICITLIAFSLLSPLTFADQSQVPLSAFAANPSFSQMKVSPNGDFYAATFPIEDQVRLAILKSDTFELVHQYYFGEEDKIAQFWWANNDRLLMRTTQKSGQYAQSFLDPRLYAADIGGKVEMIFKEYANLSIASMLREDKDHILIRSNHEKKQFQNIYKLNVYTGRMQTIAKSPFKYSNIILDNNDEPRVALEQDEDTGETRVWLKEDDDWTMLDSFPPFKGKSYKGSIRPISIAEDNNTLYLLSDEETSTLSLYEYDLTTKKKTLVYENPTVDVSPVYEKMPGWGTERLVAVTYDDGKRRREYIDATGKAAIEFQQLSAAFNGEYPSITSQTKDAGIAVIKASSDKNPGTFYEFNRETNELKFLAKVRPEIDPSKMASVESIEFEARDGLKIHGYLTIPSGKEAKDLPLVVYVHGGPHGPRDYWTFDPYAQAIASRGYALLQINYRGSGGYGKEFEQMGFGKWGQEMQDDLTDGTRWAINQGIADADRICIFGGSYGGYASLMGVVKEPDLYQCAVGYVGVYDLLLMKDTGNVAERLDWGLDYLNEALGESEEKLKAISPHYHVDKIKADVFIVHGGRDEQAHYDNALNIREQFKKHNKPLKWMWKETEGHGFADPENRLDLMEAMVEFFDKSLK